One Bos taurus isolate L1 Dominette 01449 registration number 42190680 breed Hereford chromosome 25, ARS-UCD2.0, whole genome shotgun sequence genomic window carries:
- the ACHE gene encoding acetylcholinesterase isoform X7 — translation MPNPYPSRARPWPTAGEAAPSRHLKFPHRAPPVSEGPAPVGGLRPLVVVPPLGPRHSTGGRSRRLPALAAMRPPWCPLHTPSLTPPLLLLLFLLGGGAEAEGPEDPELLVMVRGGRLRGLRLMAPRGPVSAFLGIPFAEPPVGPRRFLPPEPKRPWPGVLNATAFQSVCYQYVDTLYPGFEGTEMWNPNRELSEDCLYLNVWTPYPRPSSPTPVLVWIYGGGFYSGASSLDVYDGRFLTQAEGTVLVSMNYRVGAFGFLALPGSREAPGNVGLLDQRLALQWVQENVAAFGGDPTSVTLFGESAGAASVGMHLLSPPSRGLFHRAVLQSGAPNGPWATVGVGEARRRATLLARLVGCPPGGAGGNDTELVACLRARPAQDLVDHEWRVLPQESVFRFSFVPVVDGDFLSDTPEALINAGDFHGLQLAGRLAAQGARVYAYIFEHRASTLSWPLWMGVPHGYEIEFIFGLPLEPSLNYTIEERTFAQRLMRYWANFARTGDPNDPRDPKAPQWPPYTAGAQQYVSLNLRPLEVRRGLRAQACAFWNRFLPKLLSATDTLDEAERQWKAEFHRWSSYMVHWKNQFDHYSKQDRCSDL, via the exons ATGCCCAACCCATACCCCTCCAGGGCCCGGCCCTGGCCAACTGCAGGAGAGGCTGCGCCTTCACGCCACCTCAAGTTCCCCCATCGGGCGCCTCCCGTCAGTGAGGGCCCCGCCCCTGTCGGTGGCCTGCggcctctagttgtggtgcctcCACTGGGCCCAAGGCACTCCACTGGGGGAAGGAG CAGACGCCTGCCTGCCCTGGCAGCCATGAGGCCCCCGTGGTGTCCCCTGCACACGCCCTCCCTGACTCCCccgctccttctcctcctcttccttctgggaggaggggcagaggcCGAGGGCCCAGAGGACCCAGAGCTGCTGGTGATGGTGCGTGGGGGCCGACTGCGGGGTCTCCGCCTAATGGCCCCCAGGGgccctgtctctgcttttctgggCATCCCCTTCGCAGAGCCACCTGTGGGCCCCCGTCGCTTTCTGCCACCAGAGCCCAAGCGGCCCTGGCCAGGGGTGCTGAATGCCACGGCCTTCCAAAGCGTCTGCTACCAGTATGTGGACACCTTGTACCCCGGCTTTGAGGGCACTGAGATGTGGAACCCCAACCGTGAGCTGAGTGAGGACTGCCTCTACCTCAACGTGTGGACACCGTACCCCCGGCCTTCGTCCCCCACCCCTGTCCTCGTCTGGATCTATGGGGGTGGCTTCTACAGCGGGGCCTCCTCCCTGGATGTGTACGATGGCCGTTTCCTGACCCAGGCTGAGGGGACTGTGCTGGTGTCCATGAACTACCGGGTGGGCGCCTTTGGCTTCTTGGCTCTGCCGGGGAGCCGGGAGGCCCCAGGCAATGTGGGGCTACTGGATCAGAGGCTGGCACTGCAGTGGGTGCAGGAGAATGTGGCAGCCTTCGGGGGGGACCCAACATCAGTGACTCTGTTTGGGGAAAGTGCAGGTGCCGCTTCTGTGGGCATGCACCTGCTGTCCCCACCCAGCCGGGGCCTGTTCCACAGGGCCGTGCTGCAGAGCGGGGCACCCAATGGGCCCTGGGCCACGGTGGGCGTAGGAGAGGCCCGCCGGAGGGCCACACTGCTGGCCCGCCTTGTGGGTTGTCCCCCGGGTGGGGCTGGTGGCAATGACACAGAGCTGGTGGCCTGCCTGCGGGCACGGCCAGCTCAGGACCTGGTGGACCATGAGTGGCGCGTGCTGCCTCAGGAAAGCGTCTTCCGCTTCTCCTTCGTGCCTGTGGTGGACGGAGACTTCCTCAGTGACACACCCGAGGCCCTCATCAATGCTGGAGACTTCCATGGCCTGCAG CTGGCTGGGCGACTGGCCGCTCAGGGCGCTCGTGTCTATGCCTACATCTTTGAACACCGTGCATCCACGCTCTCCTGGCCCCTCTGGATGGGGGTGCCCCACGGCTACGAGATCGAGTTCATCTTCGGGCTCCCCCTGGAACCCTCGCTCAACTACACCATCGAGGAGAGAACCTTTGCCCAGCGACTGATGAGATACTGGGCCAACTTCGCCCGCACAGG AGACCCCAATGACCCCCGGGACCCCAAAGCCCCACAGTGGCCACCGTATACGGCGGGAGCGCAGCAGTACGTGAGCCTGAATCTGCGGCCTCTAGAGGTGCGGCGAGGGCTGCGAGCCCAGGCCTGCGCTTTCTGGAATCGCTTCCTGCCCAAACTACTCAGCGCCACCG ACACGCTGGACGAGGCGGAGCGCCAGTGGAAGGCCGAGTTCCATCGCTGGAGCTCCTACATGGTGCACTGGAAGAACCAGTTTGACCATTACAGCAAGCAGGATCGCTGCTCAGACCTGTGA
- the ACHE gene encoding acetylcholinesterase isoform X1 encodes MPNPYPSRARPWPTAGEAAPSRHLKFPHRAPPVSEGPAPVGGLRPLVVVPPLGPRHSTGGRSRRLPALAAMRPPWCPLHTPSLTPPLLLLLFLLGGGAEAEGPEDPELLVMVRGGRLRGLRLMAPRGPVSAFLGIPFAEPPVGPRRFLPPEPKRPWPGVLNATAFQSVCYQYVDTLYPGFEGTEMWNPNRELSEDCLYLNVWTPYPRPSSPTPVLVWIYGGGFYSGASSLDVYDGRFLTQAEGTVLVSMNYRVGAFGFLALPGSREAPGNVGLLDQRLALQWVQENVAAFGGDPTSVTLFGESAGAASVGMHLLSPPSRGLFHRAVLQSGAPNGPWATVGVGEARRRATLLARLVGCPPGGAGGNDTELVACLRARPAQDLVDHEWRVLPQESVFRFSFVPVVDGDFLSDTPEALINAGDFHGLQVLVGVVKDEGSYFLVYGAPGFSKDNESLISRAQFLAGVRVGVPQASDLAAEAVVLHYTDWLHPEDPARLREALSDVVGDHNVVCPVAQLAGRLAAQGARVYAYIFEHRASTLSWPLWMGVPHGYEIEFIFGLPLEPSLNYTIEERTFAQRLMRYWANFARTGDPNDPRDPKAPQWPPYTAGAQQYVSLNLRPLEVRRGLRAQACAFWNRFLPKLLSATASEAPCTCSGPAHGEAAPRPRPGLPLPLLLLLFLLLSRLLRL; translated from the exons ATGCCCAACCCATACCCCTCCAGGGCCCGGCCCTGGCCAACTGCAGGAGAGGCTGCGCCTTCACGCCACCTCAAGTTCCCCCATCGGGCGCCTCCCGTCAGTGAGGGCCCCGCCCCTGTCGGTGGCCTGCggcctctagttgtggtgcctcCACTGGGCCCAAGGCACTCCACTGGGGGAAGGAG CAGACGCCTGCCTGCCCTGGCAGCCATGAGGCCCCCGTGGTGTCCCCTGCACACGCCCTCCCTGACTCCCccgctccttctcctcctcttccttctgggaggaggggcagaggcCGAGGGCCCAGAGGACCCAGAGCTGCTGGTGATGGTGCGTGGGGGCCGACTGCGGGGTCTCCGCCTAATGGCCCCCAGGGgccctgtctctgcttttctgggCATCCCCTTCGCAGAGCCACCTGTGGGCCCCCGTCGCTTTCTGCCACCAGAGCCCAAGCGGCCCTGGCCAGGGGTGCTGAATGCCACGGCCTTCCAAAGCGTCTGCTACCAGTATGTGGACACCTTGTACCCCGGCTTTGAGGGCACTGAGATGTGGAACCCCAACCGTGAGCTGAGTGAGGACTGCCTCTACCTCAACGTGTGGACACCGTACCCCCGGCCTTCGTCCCCCACCCCTGTCCTCGTCTGGATCTATGGGGGTGGCTTCTACAGCGGGGCCTCCTCCCTGGATGTGTACGATGGCCGTTTCCTGACCCAGGCTGAGGGGACTGTGCTGGTGTCCATGAACTACCGGGTGGGCGCCTTTGGCTTCTTGGCTCTGCCGGGGAGCCGGGAGGCCCCAGGCAATGTGGGGCTACTGGATCAGAGGCTGGCACTGCAGTGGGTGCAGGAGAATGTGGCAGCCTTCGGGGGGGACCCAACATCAGTGACTCTGTTTGGGGAAAGTGCAGGTGCCGCTTCTGTGGGCATGCACCTGCTGTCCCCACCCAGCCGGGGCCTGTTCCACAGGGCCGTGCTGCAGAGCGGGGCACCCAATGGGCCCTGGGCCACGGTGGGCGTAGGAGAGGCCCGCCGGAGGGCCACACTGCTGGCCCGCCTTGTGGGTTGTCCCCCGGGTGGGGCTGGTGGCAATGACACAGAGCTGGTGGCCTGCCTGCGGGCACGGCCAGCTCAGGACCTGGTGGACCATGAGTGGCGCGTGCTGCCTCAGGAAAGCGTCTTCCGCTTCTCCTTCGTGCCTGTGGTGGACGGAGACTTCCTCAGTGACACACCCGAGGCCCTCATCAATGCTGGAGACTTCCATGGCCTGCAG GTGCTGGTGGGTGTGGTGAAGGATGAGGGCTCCTATTTTCTGGTTTATGGGGCCCCAGGCTTCAGCAAAGACAACGAGTCTCTCATCAGCCGGGCCCAGTTCCTGGCCGGGGTGCGGGTCGGGGTCCCCCAGGCAAGTGACCTGGCTGCCGAGGCTGTGGTCCTGCATTACACAGACTGGCTGCACCCTGAGGACCCAGCACGCCTGAGGGAGGCCTTGAGTGATGTGGTGGGTGACCACAACGTCGTGTGCCCCGTGGCCCAGCTGGCTGGGCGACTGGCCGCTCAGGGCGCTCGTGTCTATGCCTACATCTTTGAACACCGTGCATCCACGCTCTCCTGGCCCCTCTGGATGGGGGTGCCCCACGGCTACGAGATCGAGTTCATCTTCGGGCTCCCCCTGGAACCCTCGCTCAACTACACCATCGAGGAGAGAACCTTTGCCCAGCGACTGATGAGATACTGGGCCAACTTCGCCCGCACAGG AGACCCCAATGACCCCCGGGACCCCAAAGCCCCACAGTGGCCACCGTATACGGCGGGAGCGCAGCAGTACGTGAGCCTGAATCTGCGGCCTCTAGAGGTGCGGCGAGGGCTGCGAGCCCAGGCCTGCGCTTTCTGGAATCGCTTCCTGCCCAAACTACTCAGCGCCACCG CCTCGGAGGCCCCCTGCACCTGCTCAGGCCCCGCCCACGGGGAGGCGGCGCCGAGGCCCAGGCCCggcctccccctgcccctccttctcctcctctttctcctcctctcccgGCTCCTGCGGCTGTGA
- the ACHE gene encoding acetylcholinesterase isoform X2: protein MPNPYPSRARPWPTAGEAAPSRHLKFPHRAPPVSEGPAPVGGLRPLVVVPPLGPRHSTGGRRRLPALAAMRPPWCPLHTPSLTPPLLLLLFLLGGGAEAEGPEDPELLVMVRGGRLRGLRLMAPRGPVSAFLGIPFAEPPVGPRRFLPPEPKRPWPGVLNATAFQSVCYQYVDTLYPGFEGTEMWNPNRELSEDCLYLNVWTPYPRPSSPTPVLVWIYGGGFYSGASSLDVYDGRFLTQAEGTVLVSMNYRVGAFGFLALPGSREAPGNVGLLDQRLALQWVQENVAAFGGDPTSVTLFGESAGAASVGMHLLSPPSRGLFHRAVLQSGAPNGPWATVGVGEARRRATLLARLVGCPPGGAGGNDTELVACLRARPAQDLVDHEWRVLPQESVFRFSFVPVVDGDFLSDTPEALINAGDFHGLQVLVGVVKDEGSYFLVYGAPGFSKDNESLISRAQFLAGVRVGVPQASDLAAEAVVLHYTDWLHPEDPARLREALSDVVGDHNVVCPVAQLAGRLAAQGARVYAYIFEHRASTLSWPLWMGVPHGYEIEFIFGLPLEPSLNYTIEERTFAQRLMRYWANFARTGDPNDPRDPKAPQWPPYTAGAQQYVSLNLRPLEVRRGLRAQACAFWNRFLPKLLSATASEAPCTCSGPAHGEAAPRPRPGLPLPLLLLLFLLLSRLLRL from the exons ATGCCCAACCCATACCCCTCCAGGGCCCGGCCCTGGCCAACTGCAGGAGAGGCTGCGCCTTCACGCCACCTCAAGTTCCCCCATCGGGCGCCTCCCGTCAGTGAGGGCCCCGCCCCTGTCGGTGGCCTGCggcctctagttgtggtgcctcCACTGGGCCCAAGGCACTCCACTGGGGGAAGGAG ACGCCTGCCTGCCCTGGCAGCCATGAGGCCCCCGTGGTGTCCCCTGCACACGCCCTCCCTGACTCCCccgctccttctcctcctcttccttctgggaggaggggcagaggcCGAGGGCCCAGAGGACCCAGAGCTGCTGGTGATGGTGCGTGGGGGCCGACTGCGGGGTCTCCGCCTAATGGCCCCCAGGGgccctgtctctgcttttctgggCATCCCCTTCGCAGAGCCACCTGTGGGCCCCCGTCGCTTTCTGCCACCAGAGCCCAAGCGGCCCTGGCCAGGGGTGCTGAATGCCACGGCCTTCCAAAGCGTCTGCTACCAGTATGTGGACACCTTGTACCCCGGCTTTGAGGGCACTGAGATGTGGAACCCCAACCGTGAGCTGAGTGAGGACTGCCTCTACCTCAACGTGTGGACACCGTACCCCCGGCCTTCGTCCCCCACCCCTGTCCTCGTCTGGATCTATGGGGGTGGCTTCTACAGCGGGGCCTCCTCCCTGGATGTGTACGATGGCCGTTTCCTGACCCAGGCTGAGGGGACTGTGCTGGTGTCCATGAACTACCGGGTGGGCGCCTTTGGCTTCTTGGCTCTGCCGGGGAGCCGGGAGGCCCCAGGCAATGTGGGGCTACTGGATCAGAGGCTGGCACTGCAGTGGGTGCAGGAGAATGTGGCAGCCTTCGGGGGGGACCCAACATCAGTGACTCTGTTTGGGGAAAGTGCAGGTGCCGCTTCTGTGGGCATGCACCTGCTGTCCCCACCCAGCCGGGGCCTGTTCCACAGGGCCGTGCTGCAGAGCGGGGCACCCAATGGGCCCTGGGCCACGGTGGGCGTAGGAGAGGCCCGCCGGAGGGCCACACTGCTGGCCCGCCTTGTGGGTTGTCCCCCGGGTGGGGCTGGTGGCAATGACACAGAGCTGGTGGCCTGCCTGCGGGCACGGCCAGCTCAGGACCTGGTGGACCATGAGTGGCGCGTGCTGCCTCAGGAAAGCGTCTTCCGCTTCTCCTTCGTGCCTGTGGTGGACGGAGACTTCCTCAGTGACACACCCGAGGCCCTCATCAATGCTGGAGACTTCCATGGCCTGCAG GTGCTGGTGGGTGTGGTGAAGGATGAGGGCTCCTATTTTCTGGTTTATGGGGCCCCAGGCTTCAGCAAAGACAACGAGTCTCTCATCAGCCGGGCCCAGTTCCTGGCCGGGGTGCGGGTCGGGGTCCCCCAGGCAAGTGACCTGGCTGCCGAGGCTGTGGTCCTGCATTACACAGACTGGCTGCACCCTGAGGACCCAGCACGCCTGAGGGAGGCCTTGAGTGATGTGGTGGGTGACCACAACGTCGTGTGCCCCGTGGCCCAGCTGGCTGGGCGACTGGCCGCTCAGGGCGCTCGTGTCTATGCCTACATCTTTGAACACCGTGCATCCACGCTCTCCTGGCCCCTCTGGATGGGGGTGCCCCACGGCTACGAGATCGAGTTCATCTTCGGGCTCCCCCTGGAACCCTCGCTCAACTACACCATCGAGGAGAGAACCTTTGCCCAGCGACTGATGAGATACTGGGCCAACTTCGCCCGCACAGG AGACCCCAATGACCCCCGGGACCCCAAAGCCCCACAGTGGCCACCGTATACGGCGGGAGCGCAGCAGTACGTGAGCCTGAATCTGCGGCCTCTAGAGGTGCGGCGAGGGCTGCGAGCCCAGGCCTGCGCTTTCTGGAATCGCTTCCTGCCCAAACTACTCAGCGCCACCG CCTCGGAGGCCCCCTGCACCTGCTCAGGCCCCGCCCACGGGGAGGCGGCGCCGAGGCCCAGGCCCggcctccccctgcccctccttctcctcctctttctcctcctctcccgGCTCCTGCGGCTGTGA
- the ACHE gene encoding acetylcholinesterase isoform X3 yields MPNPYPSRARPWPTAGEAAPSRHLKFPHRAPPVSEGPAPVGGLRPLVVVPPLGPRHSTGGRSRRLPALAAMRPPWCPLHTPSLTPPLLLLLFLLGGGAEAEGPEDPELLVMVRGGRLRGLRLMAPRGPVSAFLGIPFAEPPVGPRRFLPPEPKRPWPGVLNATAFQSVCYQYVDTLYPGFEGTEMWNPNRELSEDCLYLNVWTPYPRPSSPTPVLVWIYGGGFYSGASSLDVYDGRFLTQAEGTVLVSMNYRVGAFGFLALPGSREAPGNVGLLDQRLALQWVQENVAAFGGDPTSVTLFGESAGAASVGMHLLSPPSRGLFHRAVLQSGAPNGPWATVGVGEARRRATLLARLVGCPPGGAGGNDTELVACLRARPAQDLVDHEWRVLPQESVFRFSFVPVVDGDFLSDTPEALINAGDFHGLQVLVGVVKDEGSYFLVYGAPGFSKDNESLISRAQFLAGVRVGVPQASDLAAEAVVLHYTDWLHPEDPARLREALSDVVGDHNVVCPVAQLAGRLAAQGARVYAYIFEHRASTLSWPLWMGVPHGYEIEFIFGLPLEPSLNYTIEERTFAQRLMRYWANFARTGDPNDPRDPKAPQWPPYTAGAQQYVSLNLRPLEVRRGLRAQACAFWNRFLPKLLSATDTLDEAERQWKAEFHRWSSYMVHWKNQFDHYSKQDRCSDL; encoded by the exons ATGCCCAACCCATACCCCTCCAGGGCCCGGCCCTGGCCAACTGCAGGAGAGGCTGCGCCTTCACGCCACCTCAAGTTCCCCCATCGGGCGCCTCCCGTCAGTGAGGGCCCCGCCCCTGTCGGTGGCCTGCggcctctagttgtggtgcctcCACTGGGCCCAAGGCACTCCACTGGGGGAAGGAG CAGACGCCTGCCTGCCCTGGCAGCCATGAGGCCCCCGTGGTGTCCCCTGCACACGCCCTCCCTGACTCCCccgctccttctcctcctcttccttctgggaggaggggcagaggcCGAGGGCCCAGAGGACCCAGAGCTGCTGGTGATGGTGCGTGGGGGCCGACTGCGGGGTCTCCGCCTAATGGCCCCCAGGGgccctgtctctgcttttctgggCATCCCCTTCGCAGAGCCACCTGTGGGCCCCCGTCGCTTTCTGCCACCAGAGCCCAAGCGGCCCTGGCCAGGGGTGCTGAATGCCACGGCCTTCCAAAGCGTCTGCTACCAGTATGTGGACACCTTGTACCCCGGCTTTGAGGGCACTGAGATGTGGAACCCCAACCGTGAGCTGAGTGAGGACTGCCTCTACCTCAACGTGTGGACACCGTACCCCCGGCCTTCGTCCCCCACCCCTGTCCTCGTCTGGATCTATGGGGGTGGCTTCTACAGCGGGGCCTCCTCCCTGGATGTGTACGATGGCCGTTTCCTGACCCAGGCTGAGGGGACTGTGCTGGTGTCCATGAACTACCGGGTGGGCGCCTTTGGCTTCTTGGCTCTGCCGGGGAGCCGGGAGGCCCCAGGCAATGTGGGGCTACTGGATCAGAGGCTGGCACTGCAGTGGGTGCAGGAGAATGTGGCAGCCTTCGGGGGGGACCCAACATCAGTGACTCTGTTTGGGGAAAGTGCAGGTGCCGCTTCTGTGGGCATGCACCTGCTGTCCCCACCCAGCCGGGGCCTGTTCCACAGGGCCGTGCTGCAGAGCGGGGCACCCAATGGGCCCTGGGCCACGGTGGGCGTAGGAGAGGCCCGCCGGAGGGCCACACTGCTGGCCCGCCTTGTGGGTTGTCCCCCGGGTGGGGCTGGTGGCAATGACACAGAGCTGGTGGCCTGCCTGCGGGCACGGCCAGCTCAGGACCTGGTGGACCATGAGTGGCGCGTGCTGCCTCAGGAAAGCGTCTTCCGCTTCTCCTTCGTGCCTGTGGTGGACGGAGACTTCCTCAGTGACACACCCGAGGCCCTCATCAATGCTGGAGACTTCCATGGCCTGCAG GTGCTGGTGGGTGTGGTGAAGGATGAGGGCTCCTATTTTCTGGTTTATGGGGCCCCAGGCTTCAGCAAAGACAACGAGTCTCTCATCAGCCGGGCCCAGTTCCTGGCCGGGGTGCGGGTCGGGGTCCCCCAGGCAAGTGACCTGGCTGCCGAGGCTGTGGTCCTGCATTACACAGACTGGCTGCACCCTGAGGACCCAGCACGCCTGAGGGAGGCCTTGAGTGATGTGGTGGGTGACCACAACGTCGTGTGCCCCGTGGCCCAGCTGGCTGGGCGACTGGCCGCTCAGGGCGCTCGTGTCTATGCCTACATCTTTGAACACCGTGCATCCACGCTCTCCTGGCCCCTCTGGATGGGGGTGCCCCACGGCTACGAGATCGAGTTCATCTTCGGGCTCCCCCTGGAACCCTCGCTCAACTACACCATCGAGGAGAGAACCTTTGCCCAGCGACTGATGAGATACTGGGCCAACTTCGCCCGCACAGG AGACCCCAATGACCCCCGGGACCCCAAAGCCCCACAGTGGCCACCGTATACGGCGGGAGCGCAGCAGTACGTGAGCCTGAATCTGCGGCCTCTAGAGGTGCGGCGAGGGCTGCGAGCCCAGGCCTGCGCTTTCTGGAATCGCTTCCTGCCCAAACTACTCAGCGCCACCG ACACGCTGGACGAGGCGGAGCGCCAGTGGAAGGCCGAGTTCCATCGCTGGAGCTCCTACATGGTGCACTGGAAGAACCAGTTTGACCATTACAGCAAGCAGGATCGCTGCTCAGACCTGTGA
- the ACHE gene encoding acetylcholinesterase isoform X6, producing the protein MPNPYPSRARPWPTAGEAAPSRHLKFPHRAPPVSEGPAPVGGLRPLVVVPPLGPRHSTGGRSRRLPALAAMRPPWCPLHTPSLTPPLLLLLFLLGGGAEAEGPEDPELLVMVRGGRLRGLRLMAPRGPVSAFLGIPFAEPPVGPRRFLPPEPKRPWPGVLNATAFQSVCYQYVDTLYPGFEGTEMWNPNRELSEDCLYLNVWTPYPRPSSPTPVLVWIYGGGFYSGASSLDVYDGRFLTQAEGTVLVSMNYRVGAFGFLALPGSREAPGNVGLLDQRLALQWVQENVAAFGGDPTSVTLFGESAGAASVGMHLLSPPSRGLFHRAVLQSGAPNGPWATVGVGEARRRATLLARLVGCPPGGAGGNDTELVACLRARPAQDLVDHEWRVLPQESVFRFSFVPVVDGDFLSDTPEALINAGDFHGLQLAGRLAAQGARVYAYIFEHRASTLSWPLWMGVPHGYEIEFIFGLPLEPSLNYTIEERTFAQRLMRYWANFARTGDPNDPRDPKAPQWPPYTAGAQQYVSLNLRPLEVRRGLRAQACAFWNRFLPKLLSATASEAPCTCSGPAHGEAAPRPRPGLPLPLLLLLFLLLSRLLRL; encoded by the exons ATGCCCAACCCATACCCCTCCAGGGCCCGGCCCTGGCCAACTGCAGGAGAGGCTGCGCCTTCACGCCACCTCAAGTTCCCCCATCGGGCGCCTCCCGTCAGTGAGGGCCCCGCCCCTGTCGGTGGCCTGCggcctctagttgtggtgcctcCACTGGGCCCAAGGCACTCCACTGGGGGAAGGAG CAGACGCCTGCCTGCCCTGGCAGCCATGAGGCCCCCGTGGTGTCCCCTGCACACGCCCTCCCTGACTCCCccgctccttctcctcctcttccttctgggaggaggggcagaggcCGAGGGCCCAGAGGACCCAGAGCTGCTGGTGATGGTGCGTGGGGGCCGACTGCGGGGTCTCCGCCTAATGGCCCCCAGGGgccctgtctctgcttttctgggCATCCCCTTCGCAGAGCCACCTGTGGGCCCCCGTCGCTTTCTGCCACCAGAGCCCAAGCGGCCCTGGCCAGGGGTGCTGAATGCCACGGCCTTCCAAAGCGTCTGCTACCAGTATGTGGACACCTTGTACCCCGGCTTTGAGGGCACTGAGATGTGGAACCCCAACCGTGAGCTGAGTGAGGACTGCCTCTACCTCAACGTGTGGACACCGTACCCCCGGCCTTCGTCCCCCACCCCTGTCCTCGTCTGGATCTATGGGGGTGGCTTCTACAGCGGGGCCTCCTCCCTGGATGTGTACGATGGCCGTTTCCTGACCCAGGCTGAGGGGACTGTGCTGGTGTCCATGAACTACCGGGTGGGCGCCTTTGGCTTCTTGGCTCTGCCGGGGAGCCGGGAGGCCCCAGGCAATGTGGGGCTACTGGATCAGAGGCTGGCACTGCAGTGGGTGCAGGAGAATGTGGCAGCCTTCGGGGGGGACCCAACATCAGTGACTCTGTTTGGGGAAAGTGCAGGTGCCGCTTCTGTGGGCATGCACCTGCTGTCCCCACCCAGCCGGGGCCTGTTCCACAGGGCCGTGCTGCAGAGCGGGGCACCCAATGGGCCCTGGGCCACGGTGGGCGTAGGAGAGGCCCGCCGGAGGGCCACACTGCTGGCCCGCCTTGTGGGTTGTCCCCCGGGTGGGGCTGGTGGCAATGACACAGAGCTGGTGGCCTGCCTGCGGGCACGGCCAGCTCAGGACCTGGTGGACCATGAGTGGCGCGTGCTGCCTCAGGAAAGCGTCTTCCGCTTCTCCTTCGTGCCTGTGGTGGACGGAGACTTCCTCAGTGACACACCCGAGGCCCTCATCAATGCTGGAGACTTCCATGGCCTGCAG CTGGCTGGGCGACTGGCCGCTCAGGGCGCTCGTGTCTATGCCTACATCTTTGAACACCGTGCATCCACGCTCTCCTGGCCCCTCTGGATGGGGGTGCCCCACGGCTACGAGATCGAGTTCATCTTCGGGCTCCCCCTGGAACCCTCGCTCAACTACACCATCGAGGAGAGAACCTTTGCCCAGCGACTGATGAGATACTGGGCCAACTTCGCCCGCACAGG AGACCCCAATGACCCCCGGGACCCCAAAGCCCCACAGTGGCCACCGTATACGGCGGGAGCGCAGCAGTACGTGAGCCTGAATCTGCGGCCTCTAGAGGTGCGGCGAGGGCTGCGAGCCCAGGCCTGCGCTTTCTGGAATCGCTTCCTGCCCAAACTACTCAGCGCCACCG CCTCGGAGGCCCCCTGCACCTGCTCAGGCCCCGCCCACGGGGAGGCGGCGCCGAGGCCCAGGCCCggcctccccctgcccctccttctcctcctctttctcctcctctcccgGCTCCTGCGGCTGTGA